A stretch of Orientia tsutsugamushi DNA encodes these proteins:
- the traN gene encoding conjugal transfer protein TraN, protein MKQLIVLVLIILNINCCLASMQSSYNEASNYNVNLGNSSNTQELFHQGSNVNYPNNDEDLTYHGRNQLSTESGAMLFQAENSKNNALTQHNINDQNYMIANSMRIESDPLSALDSSNFVTQTSTTNTEIIQSCTEGSKFNIELIRELNVECRLENVWLPWQNRQMEFATEKIKENHSNWLKSRSDVYDESGAQIYCLVDDPEAIERQMKWAIVNRLGVPTQHIGRNFLLEVNEKICILHYDYRDKTQELRKVAEYWKVLNPELEQLTESNECYEVNRINYDGGDRVFFDKFKVNRPYWKQKIVFSCTSDPKDGCKHLKIQNCELKNSTCQKSVANICLLWQHDYSCSTEKQTMLHSSLRNNSIFCLGGNCNTPTIIPNRDIAKVAHIAMLNQMSKDIKTNPVSVFSGKHRKCKKDVFSFLNCCSSMTGWGRDIGLSQCKSKEQELALYRKKGYCYYIGTYCSSRIPILGICLASKLSSLHIA, encoded by the coding sequence ATGAAGCAACTTATAGTACTAGTTTTGATAATATTGAACATCAATTGTTGTTTAGCTTCAATGCAAAGCAGTTATAATGAAGCTAGCAACTATAATGTAAATCTTGGAAATTCTTCAAATACACAAGAATTATTTCATCAAGGTAGTAATGTCAATTATCCTAATAATGATGAGGATTTAACCTATCATGGCCGTAATCAGCTTAGTACAGAAAGTGGGGCAATGTTATTTCAAGCTGAAAACAGTAAAAACAATGCCTTAACTCAACATAATATCAACGATCAAAATTATATGATAGCTAATTCAATGAGAATTGAATCTGATCCTTTAAGTGCACTTGATAGCAGTAACTTCGTAACTCAGACAAGTACAACTAATACTGAAATTATTCAAAGTTGTACTGAAGGCAGTAAGTTCAATATTGAACTTATTCGAGAATTAAATGTTGAGTGCAGATTAGAGAATGTATGGCTTCCATGGCAAAACCGGCAAATGGAATTTGCAACAGAAAAAATAAAGGAGAATCATAGTAATTGGCTTAAGAGTCGTAGCGATGTCTATGATGAATCAGGTGCGCAAATATACTGCCTAGTAGATGATCCCGAAGCAATTGAAAGACAAATGAAATGGGCTATTGTTAATAGGCTCGGTGTACCTACACAGCATATTGGTAGAAATTTTTTATTAGAAGTAAATGAAAAAATATGTATACTTCACTATGACTACAGAGATAAGACTCAAGAACTAAGGAAAGTAGCAGAATATTGGAAAGTTTTAAACCCTGAACTTGAGCAATTAACAGAAAGTAACGAATGCTATGAGGTCAATAGAATCAACTATGATGGTGGTGATAGAGTATTTTTTGACAAGTTTAAAGTCAATCGTCCATATTGGAAACAAAAGATTGTTTTTTCTTGTACTAGCGATCCAAAAGATGGTTGCAAACACCTTAAAATACAAAATTGTGAATTAAAAAACAGCACTTGCCAAAAATCGGTAGCAAATATTTGTTTACTCTGGCAGCACGATTATAGCTGTTCAACTGAGAAGCAAACAATGCTACACTCATCATTGCGTAATAACTCAATCTTTTGTTTAGGAGGCAATTGCAATACTCCAACTATTATACCAAACAGGGATATAGCTAAAGTAGCTCATATAGCGATGCTAAATCAGATGAGCAAAGATATTAAAACAAATCCCGTTTCTGTATTTTCAGGTAAACATCGCAAATGCAAAAAGGACGTATTTAGTTTTTTGAATTGCTGTTCTTCAATGACTGGCTGGGGGCGTGATATAGGCTTATCGCAATGTAAATCTAAGGAACAAGAATTAGCTCTATATAGAAAAAAAGGTTATTGCTACTATATCGGTACCTACTGTTCTTCAAGAATTCCGATATTAGGTATTTGCTTAGCTAGTAAACTTTCAAGTTTACATATTGCGTAG
- a CDS encoding TrbC family F-type conjugative pilus assembly protein, translating into MVIRVMMLMVLLFVNNANAFFLDKQKTFIFVSFSMSDEALKSYFAESQKAGAQLIMRGLINNSFTQTKNKTMELDISFDIDPSLFEKYKVDVVPVIVIDDEKRGLTKKLTGHIPLAIALEIMNENTP; encoded by the coding sequence ATGGTTATACGAGTAATGATGTTGATGGTTTTATTATTTGTTAATAATGCTAATGCTTTTTTTTTGGACAAGCAAAAAACTTTTATTTTTGTCTCATTTTCAATGAGTGATGAGGCTTTAAAAAGCTATTTCGCTGAGTCTCAAAAGGCTGGAGCTCAATTGATTATGCGTGGGTTAATTAATAACTCATTTACACAAACAAAGAATAAAACTATGGAGCTTGATATTAGCTTCGATATAGATCCTAGCTTGTTTGAGAAATATAAGGTTGATGTTGTACCAGTGATAGTAATAGATGATGAAAAAAGAGGATTAACCAAGAAATTAACTGGCCATATTCCTTTAGCAATAGCATTAGAAATTATGAATGAGAATACTCCATGA
- a CDS encoding tyrosine-type recombinase/integrase: MRRLMAVLKEKENSQLTESQKRAERSGKIFTFISLFTAARKSNVLGMRWDEISLSEKIWHIPKTKSKSGKTLYVGLADALITILKYLKQETNSEWVLPSPRDNSKHWSSEAIQCAWDKIRTKARIPNVTIHDLRRTFATWSINNGEKLQTIAEILGHSRISTTAKIYTKISIDKVKAATNKVVNNILTSDNANTELDKIIPEILASLGRKEERQIINSLSEK, encoded by the coding sequence ATGAGAAGACTTATGGCCGTGCTAAAAGAAAAGGAAAATAGTCAATTAACAGAATCGCAAAAGCGAGCAGAACGATCAGGAAAAATTTTTACATTTATAAGTTTATTCACTGCAGCACGTAAAAGTAATGTATTAGGAATGAGATGGGACGAGATAAGCCTTAGCGAAAAAATATGGCATATACCAAAAACTAAGAGTAAAAGTGGAAAGACACTATATGTAGGATTAGCTGATGCATTAATAACAATATTGAAATACCTAAAGCAAGAAACAAATAGTGAATGGGTATTGCCAAGCCCAAGAGATAATAGCAAACACTGGTCAAGCGAGGCAATACAATGTGCATGGGATAAAATTCGCACAAAAGCTAGAATACCGAATGTAACAATACATGATCTTAGAAGAACGTTTGCAACTTGGTCGATAAATAATGGAGAAAAACTACAGACAATAGCTGAAATATTAGGGCATAGTCGTATTTCAACAACAGCTAAAATTTATACTAAAATTAGTATAGATAAGGTAAAAGCAGCTACAAATAAAGTTGTAAACAATATATTAACAAGTGATAATGCTAATACTGAACTAGACAAGATAATACCTGAAATCTTAGCATCATTAGGTCGCAAAGAAGAAAGACAGATAATAAACAGCTTATCTGAGAAATAA
- a CDS encoding Arm DNA-binding domain-containing protein, producing the protein MPVILLNFTQSALNKIQVPTKEEKIIQFRDTKERNLLLIISYTGFRRFYLVINIGGIYYKIKIGTSPDLTVKEARKKIMKLKKDIANGINPMDERREINKERREKRNKRLGLQTELTFGQVH; encoded by the coding sequence ATGCCAGTAATATTACTTAACTTTACACAATCAGCATTAAATAAAATACAAGTACCAACCAAAGAAGAAAAAATAATCCAGTTTAGAGATACAAAAGAAAGAAACCTACTTTTGATAATATCATATACTGGATTTAGAAGATTTTATTTAGTAATAAACATTGGTGGCATATATTATAAGATAAAAATAGGAACTTCACCAGATCTGACTGTAAAAGAGGCTAGGAAGAAGATAATGAAGTTGAAAAAGGATATTGCTAACGGAATAAATCCAATGGATGAAAGACGGGAGATAAATAAAGAAAGGAGAGAAAAAAGAAATAAGAGACTTGGATTACAAACCGAACTAACATTCGGACAGGTGCATTGA
- the trpS gene encoding tryptophan--tRNA ligase encodes MSKRILSGIQVTGKQHLGNYLGSIQKWVQMQSKFQSIFFLANLHSITTSQESLKLSESIFSSACMLLACGINPKQSIIFLQSDVKEHSELAWILNCVTPLGQLKRMTQFKDKATKCSSNNINLGLLAYPVLMAADVLLYQADLVPVGADQKQHLELVRDIVKIIHHKFNDDTIFKLPELFIDHTAGKIMSLKDGRKKMSKSDISDFSRINLTDSQDIIFRKLQKAKTDCYTQITYDPTGRPEISNLINIFAALSNKTTNDIVKEYEYAELTKFKKDLAMLIIDCLNPILKEYNNYMNNLDYVNQVLITGANQAKIIAEKTITKVKQKFGLQILST; translated from the coding sequence ATGTCCAAACGTATATTATCTGGTATACAGGTTACAGGAAAGCAGCATCTTGGCAATTATTTAGGATCTATACAGAAATGGGTTCAAATGCAATCAAAATTTCAGTCCATATTTTTTCTTGCTAATCTACATTCAATTACTACTTCGCAAGAATCATTGAAACTAAGTGAGTCGATATTTAGTTCAGCTTGCATGCTTCTAGCATGCGGAATAAATCCTAAACAATCAATAATTTTTCTTCAATCTGATGTTAAAGAACACTCAGAGCTTGCATGGATACTAAATTGCGTTACTCCACTTGGTCAATTAAAACGAATGACTCAATTTAAAGACAAAGCTACCAAATGTAGCTCAAATAATATCAACTTAGGATTGTTAGCATATCCTGTACTGATGGCTGCAGATGTTCTGTTATATCAAGCAGATTTAGTACCAGTCGGGGCTGATCAAAAGCAACATTTAGAACTAGTAAGAGATATAGTTAAAATAATCCATCATAAGTTTAATGATGATACCATTTTCAAGTTACCGGAACTATTTATAGATCATACAGCAGGAAAAATCATGAGTCTAAAAGATGGCAGAAAAAAAATGAGTAAGTCTGATATCTCTGATTTTAGTAGAATTAATCTAACTGATTCACAAGATATTATTTTCAGAAAGTTGCAAAAAGCAAAAACTGATTGCTATACTCAAATCACATATGATCCTACAGGCAGACCAGAGATTTCTAATCTAATTAATATATTTGCTGCACTATCTAATAAAACCACTAATGATATAGTAAAAGAATATGAATATGCAGAATTAACTAAATTTAAAAAAGACTTAGCAATGTTAATTATTGATTGTCTTAACCCTATTTTGAAAGAATATAATAATTATATGAATAATTTAGATTATGTTAATCAAGTATTAATTACAGGGGCTAATCAGGCTAAAATAATAGCTGAAAAAACCATAACAAAAGTAAAACAAAAATTTGGACTACAAATTTTGTCAACATAA
- a CDS encoding transposase, with the protein MTYGYAGMKCYRVYDWHPSKKTNVIGALVNKCLLTVSIFDCDINTAIFNCLIEQDLIQKLPNNSVVIVGNASFHKHTHLKITAKSL; encoded by the coding sequence ATAACTTACGGATATGCAGGCATGAAGTGTTACAGAGTTTATGATTGGCATCCATCAAAAAAAACTAATGTTATAGGAGCATTAGTAAACAAATGTCTGCTAACAGTATCAATTTTTGACTGCGATATTAATACTGCTATTTTTAACTGTTTGATAGAACAGGATTTAATTCAGAAATTACCTAATAATTCTGTAGTTATAGTAGGCAATGCAAGTTTTCATAAACATACTCATTTAAAAATTACAGCTAAATCACTATAA
- a CDS encoding hybrid sensor histidine kinase/response regulator, whose protein sequence is MFLNINATTVIAIIFLMLNIIVSIYYRGSTNSIQKYALGRRKFATVAIATSIIGTYFSGNIFHYALLYTLQPGILKLLMLVTAVSFIIQSLILAPRIQKFLGKLSVADVMGSLYGNHIKVITAIGSIVISLTISAMEIKLLYNIIQYISYNGLFIIAITIIIYLACIGIRAIVFTDMFHCFTIIFLYAALFVFFNKVADLSTIITTLTTNQIFVFKGFIDYTNPLIMQYWWVLAFNILPIVRPLMFYKYLIVTNSRQVVNVLNTLSVVIFAATILLIIFATILLPIDIRNANPSDILTEVIKRCSDPEFTQLMIIVMIVITISTAISHISIAAVICFNDLCNPLGILKQYSPKNELRIVRIFVILFTIASVLISFTNQELWNIHILGEHFYSPIIGAPLLVTVLGFRSTSKVILSGMISGGVSLLLLDWYNQSVTEIYHIVLAIIINFTVMMTMHYGLQEPGRWENYKIVSKLHEAYCKRENNAINWLRALPQYFEWNRILAYSSDMLRHQHYCFYTSIFTILSLSIMSVLSISSNSLDNSQIINILLLLSFGLTTIFTVYQFLSLTPDNNKYLGLIWLIFIFFALILTNTALLVVSEFHKVSLICFIVNLIVVAILIRWQVALIMIISGVIIAIGILSIFEPQISLMPPADSGLIPTTLMVGSVLLMFIKIKQDEYILEQNMRSKAENKIKSMNIRLNIKKEILNHLSHEVRTPLQGVKSCIDLLIKHCNEYSNSEQLLRIVNRVNSSVERVCNHIDNLLDLSKIEANKMAFNIQQCNLRTLLNEIVFDFNTLQLSKQHKIDINYPQQVTEAVDCDKGRITQVMLNLISNAIKYSKPGLILISVKQDNENIYVSVKDNGDGIPKHKLNTIFQPFEQCGYDKFRISSTGLGLNVCKELITKHNGNIWAENQSHGGGSEFCFSLPLYRYHKQHSHSNKPKISLPMLNKKITILIIDDDQIILDSMHLLIDTTNYQITTANNGEDAINLIKSNPALYQVILLDISLPDKNADMVLKEIQPILKQYNIPVVIQSGYLHDDKSKQYLLSLGATAFITKPYSQDALFSIITDVTRQSSAN, encoded by the coding sequence ATGTTTTTAAATATCAATGCAACTACAGTTATAGCAATTATATTTTTAATGCTCAACATTATTGTAAGTATTTACTATAGAGGTAGTACTAACAGCATTCAAAAATATGCTTTAGGCAGAAGAAAATTTGCTACTGTAGCTATTGCTACTAGTATTATAGGCACATACTTTAGTGGCAACATTTTTCATTATGCTTTGCTGTATACATTGCAGCCAGGAATATTGAAATTATTAATGCTAGTAACTGCTGTAAGTTTTATAATTCAAAGCTTAATATTAGCACCGCGTATACAAAAATTTCTAGGAAAATTATCAGTAGCAGATGTTATGGGCAGCTTATATGGTAATCATATTAAAGTTATTACTGCTATTGGATCTATTGTTATTTCTTTAACCATTAGTGCAATGGAAATAAAGTTATTATACAACATTATTCAGTATATAAGTTACAATGGTTTGTTCATTATTGCTATTACAATCATTATTTATCTAGCCTGTATAGGAATTAGAGCAATAGTATTTACTGACATGTTTCATTGCTTTACTATAATCTTCTTGTATGCCGCATTGTTTGTTTTTTTTAATAAAGTTGCTGATTTAAGTACAATAATTACTACGCTTACAACGAATCAAATTTTCGTTTTCAAAGGATTCATTGACTATACTAATCCACTAATTATGCAATATTGGTGGGTACTAGCTTTTAATATCTTGCCAATAGTTAGACCATTAATGTTTTATAAGTACCTAATAGTAACTAACTCTCGGCAAGTTGTTAATGTTCTTAATACATTATCTGTTGTAATATTTGCAGCTACTATATTATTGATCATCTTTGCAACAATATTACTACCTATAGATATTAGAAATGCTAATCCTAGCGACATATTAACAGAAGTAATAAAACGTTGTTCAGATCCTGAATTTACACAGTTAATGATAATTGTTATGATAGTTATCACAATCTCAACAGCTATCTCGCATATTAGTATAGCTGCTGTTATTTGTTTCAATGACTTATGTAATCCACTAGGGATATTGAAACAGTATTCTCCTAAAAATGAGTTAAGAATTGTTAGAATATTTGTTATACTATTTACTATAGCTTCTGTACTGATATCTTTTACCAATCAAGAATTATGGAATATACATATTCTTGGAGAACATTTTTACAGCCCGATTATAGGAGCACCATTATTAGTTACTGTTCTAGGATTTAGAAGTACTAGTAAAGTAATATTATCTGGTATGATATCAGGAGGAGTATCTCTACTATTACTGGATTGGTATAACCAGTCAGTTACTGAGATCTATCACATAGTTTTGGCTATCATTATCAACTTTACAGTAATGATGACAATGCACTATGGACTTCAAGAGCCAGGAAGATGGGAAAACTATAAAATAGTTTCAAAATTACATGAAGCATATTGCAAGAGAGAGAATAATGCTATTAACTGGCTTAGAGCATTACCTCAATACTTTGAATGGAACAGAATATTAGCATACAGTTCAGATATGTTAAGACATCAGCATTATTGTTTTTACACATCAATATTTACCATTTTATCACTGTCAATAATGTCAGTTTTAAGTATTAGTTCAAATTCATTGGATAATTCTCAAATTATTAATATCCTATTACTCTTATCATTTGGCCTTACAACAATATTTACTGTTTATCAATTTTTATCACTAACACCAGACAATAATAAATATTTAGGATTGATTTGGCTTATATTTATATTTTTTGCATTGATTTTAACTAATACTGCACTATTAGTTGTAAGTGAATTTCATAAAGTATCGTTAATTTGTTTTATAGTAAACTTAATTGTAGTTGCTATTCTAATTAGGTGGCAAGTTGCTTTAATTATGATTATTAGTGGAGTTATAATAGCAATAGGAATCTTAAGCATTTTTGAACCACAAATTAGTTTAATGCCTCCTGCAGATTCTGGACTTATTCCAACTACGCTTATGGTTGGCAGCGTATTATTAATGTTTATAAAAATTAAGCAAGATGAATATATTCTTGAACAAAACATGAGAAGCAAAGCTGAAAACAAGATAAAAAGTATGAATATTAGGCTTAACATAAAAAAAGAAATATTAAATCACTTAAGTCATGAAGTTAGAACTCCATTGCAAGGTGTTAAATCTTGTATTGATTTACTAATAAAGCACTGTAATGAATACAGTAACAGCGAACAATTATTAAGAATAGTAAATCGAGTTAATAGCAGTGTTGAAAGGGTATGTAATCATATTGATAATTTATTAGATTTATCAAAAATAGAAGCTAATAAAATGGCGTTTAACATTCAACAGTGTAATCTTCGAACATTATTAAATGAAATAGTATTTGATTTTAATACTTTACAACTGAGCAAACAACATAAGATTGATATAAACTATCCACAGCAAGTAACTGAAGCAGTAGATTGTGACAAAGGGCGTATCACGCAAGTAATGCTTAATCTAATATCTAATGCAATTAAATATTCTAAACCAGGACTTATCTTAATTAGCGTTAAGCAAGATAACGAAAATATTTATGTATCAGTTAAAGATAATGGAGATGGTATTCCTAAACACAAACTTAATACTATATTTCAACCTTTTGAACAATGCGGCTACGATAAATTTAGAATTAGTAGCACAGGACTTGGTTTAAATGTATGTAAAGAATTAATTACTAAACATAATGGTAATATTTGGGCTGAAAATCAAAGTCATGGTGGTGGTAGCGAATTTTGTTTTTCTTTACCACTTTACAGATATCATAAACAGCATAGTCATTCTAATAAACCCAAAATCAGCTTACCAATGTTGAATAAAAAAATAACAATTCTTATTATAGATGATGATCAAATAATCCTAGATTCTATGCATCTACTTATCGATACCACAAATTATCAAATTACTACTGCAAACAATGGTGAAGATGCTATTAATTTAATCAAAAGTAATCCAGCACTGTATCAAGTTATTTTACTTGATATTTCTTTACCAGATAAAAACGCTGACATGGTTCTAAAAGAAATACAACCAATCTTAAAACAATATAATATTCCTGTTGTTATTCAGTCAGGTTATCTACACGATGATAAATCAAAGCAATATTTACTTAGTCTAGGAGCCACTGCATTTATTACTAAACCTTATTCTCAAGATGCGTTGTTTAGCATTATCACTGATGTTACACGTCAGAGTAGCGCAAACTAG
- a CDS encoding transposase, translated as MTYGYAAKGMRCYRVYNWHPSKRTNVIGALVDKSLLTVSIFDCDVNTAIFNCLIEQDLIQKLPNNSVVVMDNTSFHKHPHLKITAKPL; from the coding sequence ATAACTTACGGATATGCAGCAAAAGGCATGAGATGTTACAGAGTTTATAATTGGCATCCATCAAAGAGAACTAATGTTATAGGAGCATTAGTAGACAAATCTCTGCTAACAGTATCAATTTTTGACTGCGATGTTAATACTGCTATTTTTAACTGTTTGATAGAACAGGATTTAATTCAGAAATTACCTAATAATTCTGTAGTTGTAATGGACAATACAAGTTTTCATAAACATCCTCATTTAAAAATTACAGCTAAACCACTATAA
- a CDS encoding ankyrin repeat domain-containing protein encodes MKIKLKNAVEQALDHLLKNQGQTAACIIYSISNNDSVVFQILLKEMKVRQYDTLMLPQNQWKALIEHFAMQDKYHWSLRALSRLFPSLITNHAYEAVHYAAYFKANRNLKLLLNPKFNLDLNALSPGNGNTILGNAILGDNLEGVKLLLKMNSVDYTKPNSCNFRPIHVAIWKDEIDVQSPQCIYTTTLRIHYRLKGQTKLLNTHCKFKAQSLQMQLFSRQLCENPFQIEDHNQNDFQTCTILFIKVLSCKSQKYFLKLLESTSKILTSSSFGLDHKGHVLNFLSFSSTCFELTDKAQTALENLLNTVIIPQNETLIQIDKLHALYCYMISRACNELNVDKASYYAELLVNPAAVVNPEDKAEACISLAFLYESLYISRKAIFYLDKAIETCRASLLPKLATKCFRALVNKINIYQACNKEQDANECIQHGSLPKSLKDLCLITQQLKFKQYTSFKVTDLVKEVAELEELSCINFNDAASIVKHNKLKEDLGWKYQYFVNTYVFICTHAQDLQTLTHAIQIAESGLNLFPDPAVAFSIIKNTLSIYAKAELYDEGIQFLQKYSTQYPTSQPHILYHKYVLYSNSANSDNSDNSDNNDNSAKHAKHAKHAKRKLASKFLKELEQKSQNSKVCSILYSKAKELDQIVMQKKIKHQSDNEDAILAALQALFQQEVNSEEEVNKCLLQEKVECQSGDEDDILEALPRLFQVESQNEIDIVLNTTHWHIDDQRIISSNNTTYIANSSSFINSDGLFAIIDEKISRQLDTVTKQQCQAALEKGLIHRQKKCSGIKILNLKDNKVIELKLASRDLRLIATTAYINLDNKMLIIFNKLATHSTLQKNIVKSKYITKNSICHVNCSEEDKFKNRTEKSFIQPEESTATAQSCSLSEQIHAKVETKCMIDEFTTLDITDTSDLAESHCENNEDREIVGNSKDEGFSLSGRSLL; translated from the coding sequence ATGAAAATCAAACTTAAGAACGCTGTTGAGCAAGCTCTTGATCATCTATTAAAAAATCAAGGGCAGACAGCAGCCTGTATAATTTATTCAATTAGTAATAATGATTCTGTGGTATTCCAAATACTATTAAAGGAAATGAAAGTTCGGCAATATGATACATTAATGCTACCTCAAAATCAGTGGAAAGCTTTAATTGAGCATTTTGCAATGCAAGATAAGTATCATTGGTCTTTAAGAGCGCTAAGCCGACTTTTTCCATCGCTAATTACAAATCATGCATATGAAGCAGTACATTATGCCGCTTACTTCAAAGCAAACAGAAATCTTAAGCTCCTATTAAATCCTAAATTTAATCTTGATCTCAATGCATTAAGTCCTGGTAATGGCAATACTATCCTTGGTAATGCAATATTAGGTGATAACCTAGAAGGTGTAAAGCTATTATTAAAAATGAATAGTGTAGACTATACAAAACCAAATAGTTGCAACTTTAGACCAATTCATGTTGCAATATGGAAGGATGAGATTGACGTTCAATCTCCACAATGTATATATACAACAACCCTTAGAATACATTATAGACTTAAAGGACAAACTAAACTATTAAATACTCATTGCAAATTCAAAGCTCAATCATTACAAATGCAGTTGTTTTCTCGGCAACTTTGTGAGAATCCATTCCAAATAGAAGATCATAATCAAAATGATTTTCAAACATGTACAATCCTTTTTATCAAAGTATTATCCTGCAAATCTCAAAAATATTTTCTAAAATTATTAGAATCTACTTCCAAAATATTGACATCAAGCAGTTTTGGATTAGATCACAAAGGACATGTTCTAAACTTTCTATCTTTTTCTTCTACATGCTTTGAACTTACAGATAAAGCTCAAACAGCACTAGAGAATCTATTAAATACTGTTATTATTCCACAAAATGAAACCCTTATACAAATAGATAAACTTCATGCTCTATACTGTTATATGATATCTAGGGCTTGTAATGAACTAAATGTGGATAAAGCAAGTTATTACGCAGAATTACTAGTTAATCCAGCAGCAGTAGTTAATCCAGAGGATAAAGCAGAAGCATGTATTAGTTTAGCATTTCTTTATGAATCACTATATATCTCACGTAAAGCTATATTCTACCTTGACAAAGCTATAGAAACTTGCAGAGCTAGTTTATTACCAAAACTAGCTACTAAATGTTTTAGAGCATTGGTTAATAAAATTAATATTTATCAAGCATGTAATAAGGAACAAGACGCAAACGAGTGTATACAGCATGGTAGCTTACCTAAATCTTTGAAAGATTTGTGTTTAATAACTCAGCAATTAAAATTTAAACAATATACTTCTTTCAAAGTTACAGATCTTGTAAAAGAAGTAGCTGAATTAGAAGAATTATCATGTATTAACTTTAATGATGCAGCTAGTATAGTGAAACATAATAAATTAAAAGAAGATCTAGGCTGGAAATATCAATACTTTGTTAATACTTATGTTTTTATATGTACTCATGCGCAAGATTTACAAACTCTCACCCATGCTATTCAAATTGCAGAATCTGGGCTGAATTTATTTCCTGACCCAGCAGTAGCTTTCTCGATAATCAAAAACACGTTATCAATTTATGCTAAAGCAGAGTTATATGATGAAGGAATACAATTTTTACAAAAATACAGCACACAATATCCTACATCACAACCGCATATATTATATCATAAATATGTACTATACAGTAATAGTGCTAATAGTGATAATAGTGATAATAGTGATAATAATGATAATAGTGCTAAACATGCTAAACATGCTAAACATGCTAAACGTAAGTTAGCAAGCAAATTTCTTAAAGAACTTGAGCAAAAGTCACAGAATAGTAAAGTATGTTCAATTTTATACAGTAAAGCAAAAGAACTTGATCAAATTGTTATGCAAAAAAAGATCAAGCATCAATCTGATAATGAAGATGCAATCTTAGCAGCATTACAAGCTTTGTTTCAGCAGGAAGTTAATTCAGAAGAAGAAGTTAACAAGTGTTTGTTGCAAGAAAAAGTCGAGTGTCAATCTGGTGATGAAGATGATATCTTAGAAGCATTACCAAGACTTTTTCAAGTAGAATCACAAAATGAGATAGATATAGTATTAAATACTACACATTGGCATATTGATGATCAAAGAATAATATCCTCTAATAATACTACATACATAGCCAATAGCTCATCTTTTATAAACTCAGATGGATTATTTGCAATTATTGATGAAAAGATATCACGGCAGCTTGACACTGTTACAAAGCAACAATGTCAGGCAGCATTAGAAAAAGGTCTAATACATAGACAAAAAAAATGCAGTGGAATAAAAATTTTAAACCTTAAAGATAATAAGGTAATAGAATTAAAACTTGCTAGCAGGGATTTGCGCCTTATTGCTACTACTGCTTACATAAATTTAGATAATAAAATGCTAATAATATTTAACAAATTAGCTACTCATTCTACTCTTCAAAAAAATATAGTCAAAAGTAAGTATATTACTAAAAACTCTATATGCCATGTCAATTGCAGTGAAGAAGATAAATTTAAAAATAGAACAGAAAAATCGTTCATACAACCAGAGGAAAGCACTGCTACTGCACAATCATGTTCATTAAGCGAACAAATTCATGCAAAAGTTGAAACCAAGTGCATGATTGATGAATTTACAACATTAGATATAACTGATACAAGCGATTTAGCAGAAAGTCATTGTGAAAATAATGAAGACAGAGAAATAGTAGGTAACAGCAAAGATGAAGGCTTTTCGTTATCTGGAAGAAGCTTATTATAA